The following DNA comes from Bos indicus isolate NIAB-ARS_2022 breed Sahiwal x Tharparkar chromosome 3, NIAB-ARS_B.indTharparkar_mat_pri_1.0, whole genome shotgun sequence.
GTCAGCTTTTTCTAATCATGAAATAAAACTGAACAATGAATCAGAAAAGAAATCAGGCAAGTGACCTAGAAAACATGAAATCAAGGTTGTCACCATCTATCTTTCCCCTTTGAGTCAACAGCCTGTGGAATTTTTCTACACTATGATGGGTTGTATTACTGATGAAGGTGATGGGGGTTGTGGCCATCAGACACTAGCCTGTGGGGCCTTACAATAATATCAGGTCCAAGAGGCAAGATAAGAGGTTAGAGGCTAGTTTGGGTCTTACTggcttccagaaaagaaaaaggggttACAGAAGGTAAGGGTACGTCTCCTCATCCTTAAAAATCGTcgagagagaggaaagaatgaagggggCTTGGTTTGATGTGACTTGATCATATGGTGTTCTACAAAACCCCAGACTAGAAATCAGTATACCCAGCTTGGACTGATCcgttttgtaattttaaatatgaaggCTTGGAAATATACAACCCAGACATTTCTTCCTGCCCAATTTTAGGAATACATCCACATGTACCATGACAACAAAACTGTTTTGTTAATGACTTTTTCCCCTTGATTTTCCATTTTCTACCTTTTCAGGATATTCACATCAGCAAGAACTTGAAGAGCCAATTAATCTGCCAGGTTTCCATTTCATTATCTGTGAAGTGAAACTAATGCTTCCTGACCAGCCACCCTCAGATTATTTTGAAGATCAAATTAAATAGGGAATGTGGGCACATACAGGAGAGTACTAAGTTCTGTGCATCCAGGTGGGTTTCAGGAAATGTATTGAGGATGGAGAATTAAGAGAAGACTGGGGTGACTGATGCCTCGAGTCAGAGAAAAGTTTAGGACATTTTAATTGCAAAGTCCTCTGACATTTTCTAGGTGACATTTTACTATGCCTGGTCCATGCATTTTCCCTGTTCTCAGGGAAACCCAGCTTACAGGGTTATCTGAGTCCCTCTTGGGCAATGCATGTCTTCCTCAGTTCGAGGCAGAATTAACTCTAGATGACCTGCACTGGCCTCAGCTCCTCTCACAGCCAGTGTACCCAGCACTGTTTCTCCCTAAGACTCACCACATTGTAGTAGGAGCTTGTCCCTCTGTCCAGCTGTCCCTTTCTCAGGGGGCTGTTGTGGCCAGTGACAAGGGGCTTTTCCCAAGACCCATGGAAGTCAAAAGACAGGAGGTTGATGAAATCCAGGTCTCTAGATTgccaaaagcaaaagaagagatTCTGCGATGAGCAGAGGTAGAAGCAACTACAGTCGACCCTTGAACACTGCACATTTGAGCTGCACAGTTCACTTTTATACTACAGAACTGTAAATACTATGGAACCACATGGTCTGGGGTTGGCTGAATCCACAGATGAGGAGGAACCATGGATACAAAGGGCTGACTGTAAATTACACATGGATTAGCCCTCGCTTTGTTCGAGGGTAAACTGTACACATATTTATGTAGAGCTTTGGATGCTGTTAGAAGGATTGAAATTAGCCATAAAGGGGAAGTTCCTGGCTGGATGATGTGGTTAGGATAGTGACTTCatgctttcccttctcccttcatCCCTCAGACATATTGACACGCATCACTTGCGTCGGCCAGGCTGGCGGCAAAGAGATGGAGGGGGTGATCCAGTGCACTTACTTTGCCAATTCCTTGATCTGATAGCTGTTGTCAATCATCTGCCTCCCTGCAGAAACTCCTGCAGTCAAGAGAAGCCTTTCTTTGGTGGATTTTACAAAGTCCTGCTGAAAAGCTTCTGCTAACttctgtgaaaaacaaaaagcccacAAGTCAGTGCTCCCTCCCAGAGCACAGACCTAAGATTCTTACCTGATTTGAAATTTCTAGAACCACATTAGATGGAAAGATAGAAACTTTTCTCCCCATTCCCATATGGGGATGCCTCCTGCCTCAAGCTCAGGAATGTCCACATTACGCAGGGGGACCACCAGTCTCACTGTACTCAAGAAGAACTATCTGGGTTTCCTCCTAGTAGATTCTCTGATCCATGTGATAGAACTTTATGAGACTATCCCGGCGCTCAGGAGAGTCTATGGCCCTATACTCTCTTACATGGATGTTGCGTTGTTTCGGTGTTGTTTGTTCTATAAGGAGACTCTGTTCTTTGATGTTGTCCTTGCACTAAACTAGGTCCAAGGGCTTTTCCTTCATGAGTTGGGGCTTCTGGAAGGAAGGGACTATCTTCCAACAAGAGCcagtctcttcctttttttctcctgatATGGCTGTGGGTTTCACATAAGGGTAATGTGGAGTTTGCCTTACATGAATCAGCACAGTGAAATGAGTGTTGTCTTTTACATTTGGGTAGATCCAACTTATGTCCAGTCCATCAAAGTTATGATTCCTCAGAAATAGGATTACAGAGTTGACAAATTTCAAGGTTGATGAAGAAGATTCAACCACAGGATGGAACCTGGTAGAAGCAAGACAGTTGTTTCTTGGGAAGAAGTAGACATAacacaacacatttttttttacagaaatccTGATATAGTCTTCCTTTCCCCAATATTTTCTCACCATTTTTCTATCCCAACCCCTGCCTCTTTTGGAACAAATGGGGAGAGAAAGGATTGCTAGGCCAGAAAATCAATGGAGTTGGGTAGAGGAGGACTGGGTTCTGTGCAGCCCTTTCTGCAGGATAATGGAGCTGCCTATGGCAGAGACTCTCCTTGACCAAACTTAAGTcatttggtcactaagtcatgtccgactctttgcaactccgtggactatagcccgccaggatcttctgtccataggatttcccagcaagaatactggagtgggttgccatttccttttccaggggatctttctgacctagggatcaaaccggtatctcctgcattggcagatggattcttgaccacagcctctggggaagcccaaaCTTTAGTCCAAGTCCTCTGAATTCTCTTCTCAACTTGGCCTTGACCTTGGGCTTCTGTCCCTATCTTTGCAGAATCCTAAATCAGCTTAATGAAAATCCCCTACCCTTGATATCAGATCACCCTCAGTATCATCCTCATCCCCCACCATCCCCCAGGTGATATCTTATCATCCTGGCCTGCCTTTAGCAAGAGTTCTGTTGAGTCAGTTTAGCAAGAATCTCCCTAGCCCTAATGTTTCCTCTTAGGAATTTTCCATCCACCAACACCCACAAACAACCTGCTTCTTGGCTATAAATCCACTTTTGTCTCTGCTATATCCAGCATTGAGTCCAGTACTATCCTGAGGTCTCCTTTCCCCTATTACAATACTTcctgaataaaatctgtttttctctctttaattacTATCCACCTCTGACTTTCTTTAACACCTTACACCCTTGAAAAAGCAATTTGCAATGTGATGGGCTGAGGGTCAAGAGATCTAGATTTGAGTTCCAGGTCAGAGTCCTTTCTAGTGACCTCTTTGTCACCAAGTAGCTCTCTGGGTTCAGTCTGgcccatctttaaaatgggactGAAGACACTGATCCTGCCTCATCTATCTCAAAGTGACCTTATTTTGGAAAGCTTCCTAAAAATAAAGCTGGACTTCATAGGAACTTCTCTTTCCCCCCACAAGCAACCCAGTCCTGAATAAgcaacccaggtctctgcagtCCCTTCTCGTGAAAAACCAGGAGGACCCTGAGCCACAGCAACCCTCCAGGGCTTTCATCTGAACTAGAATTCTTAAACCAGGAAGTTGACTCTGAGCTGCCCATGCAgagggcctgtgctccacaacaagattTAAAATCCAAATCTGTAGACAAGATATCAGTATTTTCCAGAGGATATATCCTTTGACTTGAATCACCTCCCACCTCTCGCAATACCCCCCATCCCAGAAAGATTCAGAGTCTTGAATTCATttgtttcaataaatattaaatagagGATTTGCCTCTATGTTATAGCTTATACATGggatctaaaaaatgaaacaatcaaGTGTAtgcaacaaaagagaaagagactcacagatgtagagaacaaaataGTGGTTACCGGTGGGGAAAGGGAATGGTAGAGAGGTTAGATAaaggtatgggattaagagacataaactactatgtataaaataaataaagatattattATACAGTATAAGACAATATAGGCAttatttaaatggagtataacctgtAGAAATATTGATTCACTATGTTGTATgcctgaagctaatataatattgtaactatacttccataaatttttttttaaaaatgagaattttgttCCTGAATATAACTCAGCAGCACAGTGGAGGAAATAGTAAAACCAGGCCTATTAGCTGAAAACCAATGGTAGAAGTAGGTTTGTAACTTTTCTCTTGTATTTCAAACGTGTTCCCAGTGCTTAGAAGAAAAGCAAGGGATACCCCTTTTAGAGAGCAGTTGCATCTGATGCTCGATTAGAGGTGTTCTGATGCTTTGGGCAGAAACCTCCAGTTTAAGGAAAGACAACCATTCAACAGAGAAGCAAGTCTGTGTGGTACACATTTTGAAGCACTGCTGCACGCACCTGACACAAAGGCTGCCATTTATCTAATAATAGTGACAAAGTTAATGAATAACAATAATTATTGCAACCACTGGGATCTTATTGCACACCAGCACAGCATAAACAGTTTGTTTGTATTGCCTGCCCTCACAACTTCATCTTTAAGttgattctgttattttcttcattgtggatttttttagaaaatgaagcatAGTGACATTATaaaattgcctttaaaaaataagagaagaaatcGCCTAAAGTCGAACAACTTGCACACAGTTTGCATATAGCTAAAGAGAAATCCAAACCAAATTTTTTAATCTCCAGAGTCCTGGTTTCAACCACTAAACTAATATACAAGGAGTACTTAGCAAATTACTTATTGAAAGATGAATGCACGCAcgtaagaatgaatgaatgaagatatttttaattgaatcaaGGATAACCAAGTATTACGAATGAGAGAGAATTTGGGAATCAGAAGGATAGTTACCATGAAAACCCATTAAAAACTGACAGGAGATCATTATGAAGTTAATGTAGAACCAAATAAGTTAGATAGGTTGATCTTTTTTCTGTCTGTGTGTAGAAATTGTGTTGCTAAGTATTTTATAAGTTTTGAACtggtaaagactttaaaaattaattaggtCAATCCTATTATTTCATAGGTGAATGTATTCaggataaaagaagaagagaaaggaaggaaaagttgGCATTAGTTAATTGAATGATAACCAAGGCAGGCACACGATATACGTTACCTCATTCAAAATCTTTGCCCACACCTTATGAAATAGATGTTGTGAtgtacattttacagatgggtaaactgagCTCAGAGAGGTATGTTAACTTCCCCTAGGTAACTCATCTACATAGGTCTTCTGATGTTACTTCTTTCCCCTGCTTACTCCAGCTATAGAGAATACTGACCAGCTGCACAAAAAAGTCTTATCAGATTTCTTGTGAAAGCTGAAAACCTCTGCTGGCTAAGATTAAGCtctctcagctttttaaaaatcctggcacttaaaaaaaaattaaagcagaagaAATTCAAAGTTAGATTAACTGCATTTGAAAATTGCAAAAAGATGCCTTTCTTCTTTACAGATTTGTGTTTATTTAGCTCTTGATGCCAATGGAGTATCATTTGCTTGTGAATAGAAGTATAATTTGTAATATATGTTTCAAATTAATAGCTGTTCTGCTTTTAAGCAAGACCGACCCAACTGTTCCTACGCTCTGCACTTTCAGGCCATCCAGCTACACAACCATGGCCCAGGAAACTATGGTTTCCTGACAGCTGCTAGTCAAGGACTTGGTTTTAGGAAAGCACTCGCCTGACCCCCACTCAAGGTGAAAGGCAAGCCTTCAAATCCCTTAAacccttaaaaaattaaatttcccaACTAAAGCTGTCTCCCCATAGTCCATCAGGTGAGCAACCTTCATGTGAATAATTGAGTTTACTGAACGCCGCTCCCGGCTCAGTTTCCTAAGCTCCTGCAGAGCTCCTTCCAAGATGTCAGAAAACACAGGGCGATGCCTCCCAACCTGTGACAAAACTCAGATCGGTTTTGCCATCTAAGCCAAGGAAGGACCTTTCTAAAGCCCAAttcagtgtctcttttgaagAGTAGGAAAAGCAGTGACAATTAGAAACTGCCCGTACCATGActttcctggtgctccagtggttaagaatctgcctgccaaggcaagggatgctggttcgatccttggtctaaGGAACTAAGAcgccacatgccatggggcaactaagcccgtgcaccacaactgctgagtccacatgccgcaactactgaagcctgtgtgctctagcccgtgctccacaaagagagaagccaccacgatgagaagcctaagctccacaacaaagagcagccccattcaccacagttagagaaagcctgtgcatagcaacaaagacccaggacaccacccccagaaaaggaaaacagagaagaatgaaCATGGCggaatgaacaaaaaataaagagactgTGAACTTACCCTTTGGAACCAAACAGATACCCTCCAATAGACAACAGAATTTTCAGTTTGGGATTCCTGGAATAGAAGAATAAATAAGCTGATCATTTCTTTGCTGGCTGCCAGGGAAAACTTTGCCTAGAGAGTTAGGGCTAGAGTATGGATAAATGGGCCCTGTCTGCTTAGCAGCTAAGTTTAGTGAAAGGACGAGGCAGAGGGAAGAAGAACAGGAAGGACTGGGGTTATACCCAAGGAAATACACATGAATAAATGCACAAATGAGTGAATGGAGACAGAAGGCCTTAGGCCCAGTTTAGAGCTATCTTCTCTCCCCCAAAACCCACCCTGGGTGCTCCCCACTCCTCTCCTACTGACTTGGTTTTGAGACTGTTGATGGTCTGGTAAAGCTTCGCCTCATTCTTGTCCTTGATGATGACCTTGTTGTTACTGATGCTGGCGAATGAGTAAATGAGGTGAGAACATAGGAAGGGATCAGTGTTCTCAAGGGTGAACTTCCCTGGCTCCTGCCTGTCTTGTGACCAGTTGGTAAAGTAGCAAACCAGTTTGTAGGCACAtcctggaggagagggaagagggacaATGGGGAACCCAGTGTGATGACCTCAGAGCCCAGACTGCCACAAGTTTCTTCCCCAAAGCCATTGCCTCCTTTACTTATTCAGTCAGAGCCTCTGAGGGTCATTCAGCCTGGGCCCTCTGTGCTGGAGTCTCTTGAGCATCCAGACTGCAGTTAAGAGACATATTGAGAGACATATATATCATTCACGTGGCAAACATTCCCAGAGCACTGAGATTTAgtgtggatggatagatggatgtcACAGTGATATAAGTGGATAGAGAGATGATACACAATACTGAGGTTGGTGAGAGACATAGAGAGAGGCTCAAAGGACAGAACAGAGCCATGGATGCACAAAGAGATACACAGAATGAAAACTCAGAGTCATCAATATGTTAATGTCAGAACTTAGGAGAGTCGTAAGAAGAGACATAAACCCAACAGCAGAAAGGACACAGCCCAAGGGACCCAGGAAGATGTAAACTCACAGATTACTTACCTTCCTGAAGAAGCAGCAAGACCACTAAACCTGTAAGAGGTGGACAGGAAGGACATTTGTTGAGCCCAACGTGGTTCTTGCCTCAGACTGTGGTAGTGAGTGTGTGGGTGTGCCTACGTGAAACATATAGCTGTGCTTCCTCTGAGCGATCCAACCACAGCTGCTGAGGTCCCTCTATAGGCTTTGAGGTACCTAGCCCTTGGGTGTCTTGCAGAGTCTACAGCCctacagaaaaacattttccaaGCTGGGAATTCATTCGCTCATTCATTAATCCAACAAAAATTTATCGAACCACCTGCTCTATGCCAAGTGTTGCCCTGGATACTAGAGAAACAAGGATGAAGTCAATGCCGTCCCTGTATTCAAGGGGCTCACAGCCTAGTCTAGAACTGAATAAAGTTAAGGTGACCAAATAGTTTATTGTCCAATCGGACTCTTTGGAGAGTGAAAAGGAGCATTATTAATCATTTCCCTGTGGGCAACAGTGGGGACCAGAAGTCTCCTGGGTGAACTGAGATGAATAGTCACCCTGTGTACAGACAGCTAACTCTTAAGGTGAATTGAGGAGTGTGAGCTGGCTCTGGTAGTGCTCTAAGCCTTCCTGTTTGAGGTCCTGTCCAGCCTCTTCTCCACAGGACACCTCCCCTGGAAGGACTTCATTTATTCTGCTAAGGCAGGACTTTTGTCCTGGAAACCTCACCCAAAAGGCAAGAGACCTTGAACTATGACCCCTTCCCTGGGGACATTGTCTAGAATTACCCACACTAGGACATTTGAAGGgtttgaaaatgaaggaaaaggcacttaaaaatgaaatgaatggtGGCAAGAACAGCAATGGAAGAGATATTTGGCAGTGACATATGACATTTGGCATATAATATGCTGAATGCTGCTTGGCATATTATAGTCTTGGGGTAGGTCTTAAAGAACATAAAACATTcatagacagggcttccctggtggtccagtggttaagaaactgcctgccaatgcaggggacaagggttcaatccctggtctgggaagatcccacatgccactgaacaacaaagcccatgtgccacaaccccTAAGTCCATGcgctaaagcctgtgctctgcaacaggagaaaccaccatgatgagaagcctgtgccccacaactacaGAGTAACCCCTGGttatcgcaactagagaaagcccacgcacagcaatgaagacctagaacagccaaaaataaataaataaaccttggaaaaaaatgagatgaaaCTTGGGTGACAGCTGCTGAAGTGGGTGCCTTCCTCACAGAGCTTGGGGCTGGGGAACTGAACTCGAGGGTTCTGTCCTGCTGATTCATGTCACTTTTAGGCAGAGCAGGTAGGGATCTGGTCCTCCGCACACCAGCTAAGCAGGTAGGAGAATGCTCATTGCCTCATCTGCTGTCAGGTTGGCCTCCAGGCCCTTTTCAAAATGCAGGCTCCCTGTGGGCTGCTCCCCCAAGGACTCAAGGCTGAGAACCTCAACAGGAAACTCAAAATGCTCTTGCCATTTCCAAGTGGGTAGGCATGGCTCAGGAGCATGGACAAGCAGGAAGAGGTAAGGACATGATGAAATGGGTCCTTTTCCTCCATAAGGCACACTCTTTCTCCTCCTGGCACACTTCTCTTCTTCACCCATAGCCCTGTGTATTTAGTCTCATCCTCACCTTTATCCAATTTCCCAGCCACCATGAAAGTCAGAGTTTTGGATCAGAACTTTAGAACTGAGAGATGGTTTTAGAAAGCATCTACCAATGAATCATTCTGCAGACAAGAAATATGAGGTctccaaagttttaaaatgtgcagAAAGTATAGTCCATGAATCATGGGACTCCCAAGACAGTGTTCATACATCACCATCTGGACAAGAGACACCTCTGTGCAAATGCATACAGACTGACGATACCCTTGATGGGCTGAAGGGCTTTGGCCTCTGCTGCTCCCTTGCCCATCTGGGAAAGATCCAATGGTCCCTGATGCAGTTGTCTTGGCTCAATAGGTATTGATAAGGAGGTAAACAGAGAGattggagtcccagaagaagacgacCACTTCTTCTATTGGTCCAAGTTATCTAGGTTATACCTTCTCTCCTCTCCAACCTTCTGCTGAATTATCAGCCCAGAGCTCACTTTCCCAGAAAGACTTCTGATCCATGGCGATCACTCCCATATCCCTGGTCAGTTTCTCTGGGATGCTCATTCTCTGGGCCTTTTATGCCTCTGAGTTTTTATGGGAAGGAAGCAAGAAGTCCAGGACATTCCAGGGACTTCCCCTGGCAAAGCTGCCTTGTGAAACTTCCTGGCAATGAGACTCAGGTTTGAGCAATGCCAACTGTCCAAAAAAATATGCTgcagtggggaaaaccactgagAGGTCCTTTTCCTCCAGTCTCACCCGAAGGTATATggtccctgggaagggaaggagaTGGTACTTTGGTTTGCCTCCTTGTACTGCTTTCTGGCTCCCAAATCTTGCTACCCCTTCATCCAGGATCTGTCTCCTTCTTCTTTCCCTCACCTCCCTCCACACTCACATCACCAGTGGCCTACTTATGCTTGGTCATCATCCCAGTTGGTTCTACCCTAGCAGCTCTTCTTCACATGATACCACCCAGTGATGCCTTCTCTGTGGAGCCCTTCTTGCTCTTCCCTGAGCCCAGGGAAGCTGGCTCTTCTGCTCACAGTGCAATGAATTTCTTCTCATGTCTCCATACTATACTGTAATGCACTGGTGTACATGTCTATCTCCCCAATTTGACTGTGTAGTTCTTAAGTACAAGAATTAagtgaaacaagaaaaacaaaaacctcgaCAAGTACTTATTGAGGAACCTCCATTAACTTGTTAGAATTGAATAGTACCCCAGATTCTAAGGTGCAGACTCTCAAGGCCCTATGCCGTCTGCTCCCTGCATTCCTCTCTCATCTCCTGGTTTTCTCTATGGGTGTGTCTCTCCCTTTTCCTATCCCTGTTCTCTCGCTCTGTATTAGTCCCAGGAGGCTTCTCTCCAGCCTTGAGCCTGTTGTTTTTCACATATCAGATGTGggtcacatggaaaagaaaaatgggctAGATCCATTTAAATTCCTGCCCAAGGAAGAGCAACGGGACTCCAACAGAGAAAGTCTGCTGTTTGAAGGGACACACCTGAAAAGCTGGGGCAGATGGGAAGCAGCACCTGGAGGGAAATGCACAAAttctctgagttcagttcagtctctctgtcATGTTCGACTCTCAGGAGGGATAAATGTCAGCTTCAAACATCGGCTAGGTCCTGGAGGCATGATGCCCTCTTAAGCCCACTCCACTTAAGTGACAACTATCCTATTCCTCTTTccactcctctccctcccctaccTCTGACTAGTGCTGGTTTAGAAATCATAACAGCAAGTTGCAAAAAGACAGGGCAGAAGAGTagaccaagaaaaaagaaaaggaaggtgaGTTTAAGCAGCATCCCATAGCAGGTTGGGCTGGGGAACAGGATCCAACTCAACATTCAATCAAGCTTGGAGTCTTGGTTATTGTCCATTACAAATTGGTgcttgccaagggcatttgccagtgactgaacaaaaacaaggaTGTTTGCTGTCTGCCTCTGTGGAGAAtgaaccctgtgctgctgcagctgttgaccttcagcaCGCCTCAAGGAAGCTCAGGGTGGAGAATGAgccactctgtgctccagggaaactggtagAACAGGTCTTTTGATAGTTATTTTCAGAAACTGATTTCGTGATCCcagtccttgcatctcctcatatctagaaaagcactaaattccttatgGTGATAtcagctcctcatgactagcagaaaaccttttataaattaaacacttgattgcattgaactcccccttcgCTAGAAtcatatatattgaccttcccccactacatctttggagcagtctctcagagctatctgaggttcTGTCTCTTAGGCTGAAGTCCCCATTTTCCCTCAAATGAAACTTAACTCTCAACTCTCaggttgtgcatctttttttagGTGACATTACCATCTGGACTGGCTAGTAAACTGAACTGGGTTTGGAACTTAGTGACTACAGAACTTTTATTACCTACAAGTCAGGAGAAAAATCCAGGAAGAGGGCAGAACTATCCCCACTGAGAAATAAGCTTAAAGGGAccagaacaaaaaataaagttgttttgaTGATTCTAGTAAGTCCTGCTAGTTTAATGTATCAGCCGTACTGGTTCACATCTTAAGAAATCTACTGTGTGGGTGCataagtgctcagtcgtgtctgacaagAGACACGAGACTgagaccacatagactgtagctcagcaggctcctctgttcctggggtttcccaggcaagaatattggagtaggttgctatttactcctccaggggaatcttcctgaccaagggatccttgaactcacatctccagcATCTTctgaattggtaggcagatttttttttttt
Coding sequences within:
- the CHI3L2 gene encoding chitinase-3-like protein 2; the protein is MSIPEKLTRDMGVIAMDQKSFWESLVVLLLLQEGCAYKLVCYFTNWSQDRQEPGKFTLENTDPFLCSHLIYSFASISNNKVIIKDKNEAKLYQTINSLKTKNPKLKILLSIGGYLFGSKGFHPVVESSSSTLKFVNSVILFLRNHNFDGLDISWIYPNVKDNTHFTVLIHKLAEAFQQDFVKSTKERLLLTAGVSAGRQMIDNSYQIKELAKDLDFINLLSFDFHGSWEKPLVTGHNSPLRKGQLDRGTSSYYNVEYAVGYWINKGMPAEKVVMGIPTYGRSFTLASAETAVGAPASGPGAAGPITKSSGFLAYYEICQFLQGAKITRLQDQQVPYAVKGNQWVGYDDVESVETKVQFLKNLNLGGAMIWSIDMDDFTGKLCSQGPYPLVQAVKRSLGSLER